One Actinomadura viridis genomic region harbors:
- a CDS encoding helix-turn-helix domain-containing protein: MQAYTVEQVAEILQIGRDKVYFLIRTNRLHSIKIGKSRRITDRHLADFVASLEQNATTN; encoded by the coding sequence GTGCAGGCATACACCGTCGAGCAGGTCGCCGAGATCCTCCAGATCGGACGCGACAAGGTCTACTTCCTCATCCGGACGAACCGCCTCCACAGCATCAAGATCGGCAAGTCGCGCCGCATCACCGACCGGCATCTCGCCGACTTCGTCGCCTCCCTCGAACAGAACGCCACCACGAACTAG
- a CDS encoding FtsK/SpoIIIE domain-containing protein, with amino-acid sequence MSRTRQMRRHARKMRRNGLQPMVVINGDEPFPDLAAVVLGRLLWRYRSELAPFNLMATLALGGAVLHITHAWWWPYLLGVTTVAAWLLAMFGDRLGLALRSERLYGAALVMSAGGWIAAVTALGIAFQPLPQVLVGGGLLLAMPWWAHRRRRAKVRVDRQIAAWPEIAQSIGLPGSRAQSAVVDVWGWRARFALARGQTIQDVVAKVPAIESALGTFRGAVRVLPTRDDKANRFELRVLDTDPHADAIPWPGPSVSSISEPIDLGPFEDATSARVLLLRRHGLIGGVAGSGKSGGINVLMGNLSACRDVVIWAIDLKRGMELQPWASCIDRLATTPEQARALLRDALAVLEARAASLATLGRRVWEPSPDAPALVIVIDEYAELSDDATESASDTDSIARRGRAVAVTLVAATQRPTQKAMGKGAVRSQMDVRVSFRVRERKDVDLILGQGMLNAGWHAHTLNAPGKFLLSAPEHDVPRRGRAYLLTDEAVADAASRHHGIRPVLDEVSRTAIEEAHAGVQLRTASEPVTAETAEGTNRPDAVLWAMLAGAPDEGTPVSHLITGTGMSRPWIYQRLRELAEADRVTQVSRGRWRAAAEHAE; translated from the coding sequence ATGAGCCGGACACGGCAGATGCGGCGGCATGCCCGCAAGATGCGACGCAACGGGCTTCAGCCGATGGTCGTCATCAACGGCGATGAGCCGTTCCCCGATCTCGCTGCCGTCGTCCTGGGGCGCCTGCTGTGGCGGTACCGATCCGAACTCGCCCCTTTCAACCTCATGGCCACGCTGGCTCTCGGGGGCGCCGTCCTACACATCACGCATGCGTGGTGGTGGCCGTACCTGCTGGGCGTCACCACAGTGGCCGCGTGGCTGCTGGCCATGTTCGGCGACCGGTTGGGGCTCGCTCTGCGAAGTGAGCGCCTGTACGGGGCGGCCCTGGTCATGAGTGCGGGTGGCTGGATCGCAGCCGTTACGGCCCTCGGGATCGCCTTCCAGCCGCTCCCCCAAGTCCTCGTCGGCGGTGGCCTTCTGCTGGCCATGCCGTGGTGGGCGCATCGTCGGCGCCGCGCCAAGGTCCGAGTCGATCGGCAAATCGCCGCATGGCCTGAGATCGCTCAGTCGATCGGCCTTCCAGGTTCGCGTGCTCAGTCCGCCGTGGTGGACGTCTGGGGATGGCGCGCCCGGTTCGCTCTGGCACGCGGGCAGACCATTCAGGACGTGGTGGCCAAGGTTCCGGCGATCGAGTCGGCGCTCGGGACGTTCCGCGGTGCCGTGCGGGTCCTCCCCACACGGGACGACAAGGCGAACCGGTTCGAGTTGCGCGTGCTCGACACCGACCCGCACGCCGACGCGATCCCGTGGCCCGGACCGTCCGTCTCGTCCATCTCCGAGCCGATCGACCTGGGCCCCTTCGAGGACGCAACGAGCGCCCGCGTCCTGTTGCTGCGTCGCCACGGGCTCATCGGCGGTGTGGCCGGCTCGGGCAAGAGCGGCGGGATCAACGTTCTCATGGGCAACCTCAGCGCATGCCGAGACGTGGTCATCTGGGCCATCGACCTCAAGCGCGGCATGGAACTCCAGCCGTGGGCCTCCTGCATCGATCGCCTCGCCACCACACCCGAGCAAGCCCGTGCTCTCCTGCGGGACGCCTTGGCGGTTCTTGAGGCGCGTGCGGCATCGCTGGCGACGCTGGGGCGGCGGGTGTGGGAACCGTCCCCGGACGCGCCAGCACTGGTGATCGTCATCGACGAGTACGCCGAACTGTCCGACGACGCAACGGAGAGCGCGAGCGACACCGACTCGATAGCGCGACGCGGACGCGCTGTCGCCGTGACTCTCGTCGCTGCGACTCAGCGCCCGACGCAGAAGGCCATGGGCAAGGGCGCGGTGCGGTCGCAGATGGACGTCCGGGTGAGCTTCCGCGTCCGAGAGCGTAAGGACGTCGATCTCATCCTCGGGCAAGGGATGCTCAACGCCGGGTGGCACGCCCACACTCTCAACGCCCCCGGCAAGTTCCTGCTCTCCGCACCCGAACATGACGTACCGCGTCGTGGCCGCGCCTACCTGCTCACCGACGAGGCCGTGGCGGACGCCGCGAGTCGGCACCACGGCATCCGCCCCGTTCTCGACGAGGTCTCGCGAACGGCGATCGAGGAGGCGCATGCAGGCGTCCAACTGCGAACCGCAAGCGAGCCCGTAACAGCCGAGACCGCGGAGGGCACGAACCGGCCCGATGCCGTGCTCTGGGCAATGCTGGCGGGTGCCCCGGACGAGGGGACGCCGGTCTCCCATCTGATCACCGGGACGGGGATGAGCCGCCCGTGGATCTACCAACGGCTTCGCGAACTCGCCGAGGCCGACCGCGTCACCCAGGTCTCACGTGGCCGGTGGCGCGCCGCCGCTGAACACGCTGAGTGA
- a CDS encoding helix-turn-helix domain-containing protein codes for MPNERLRAALLEQGMTIAALAESIGVDQKTVERWITRDRTPYRRHRYAVASRLGVDETFLWPEALTSEQVTSASGSELVTIYPHRSSVPRDAWGHLFSTAKEEIGVLVYAGLFLSEDSGIQRTFTEKAKAGVRVRILLGDPDSPQVAERGADEGVDDAMAAKIRNALVLYKNLRRQDGVEFRFHRTVLYNSIYRADDQLLVNTHLYGVTAPHAPVWHLRRIAGGELVNTYIESFERVWEGATPIPEE; via the coding sequence ATGCCGAACGAACGCCTACGCGCCGCCCTGCTCGAACAGGGCATGACCATCGCCGCGCTCGCCGAGTCGATCGGCGTTGATCAGAAGACCGTGGAACGGTGGATCACCAGGGATCGCACTCCCTACCGGCGACATCGCTACGCAGTGGCTTCACGCCTGGGCGTAGACGAGACGTTCCTGTGGCCAGAAGCACTCACCAGCGAGCAGGTCACCTCGGCGTCCGGGAGCGAACTGGTCACCATCTACCCCCACCGTTCCTCCGTGCCAAGGGACGCATGGGGACATCTCTTCTCCACGGCCAAAGAAGAGATCGGAGTCCTCGTCTACGCCGGACTCTTCCTCTCCGAAGACTCCGGCATCCAACGCACCTTCACCGAGAAGGCGAAGGCCGGAGTACGCGTACGCATCCTCCTCGGCGATCCCGATAGTCCCCAGGTGGCCGAACGAGGCGCCGACGAGGGCGTGGACGACGCCATGGCCGCGAAGATCCGCAACGCCCTCGTCCTCTACAAGAACCTCCGCAGACAGGACGGCGTAGAGTTCCGCTTTCACCGCACGGTCCTCTACAACTCGATCTACCGCGCGGACGATCAGCTCCTCGTCAACACACACCTCTACGGGGTGACCGCACCCCACGCGCCCGTATGGCACCTGCGCCGCATCGCCGGCGGGGAACTGGTCAACACCTATATCGAGAGCTTCGAGCGCGTCTGGGAAGGCGCCACACCGATACCGGAGGAGTGA
- a CDS encoding NUDIX hydrolase: MGRRIDYYDDPNAPKANSLVPSVNVVVANDKGEILMIRRTDNDNWALPGGAIDLGESVSQAAVRETKEETGIDCEVTGLVGIYSDPKHVIHYTSNNEVRQEFSIVLTARHTSGLPHPTSEASEVRWVGRQAMRALRMEISMRKRIEHHYEDNDSPVVF; encoded by the coding sequence ATGGGCCGCAGGATCGACTACTACGACGACCCCAACGCCCCCAAGGCCAACAGCCTCGTACCGTCTGTCAACGTCGTCGTCGCGAACGACAAGGGCGAGATCCTCATGATCCGCCGCACCGACAACGACAACTGGGCCCTACCCGGCGGCGCCATCGACCTAGGCGAGTCCGTCTCTCAAGCCGCAGTTCGCGAGACCAAAGAAGAGACCGGCATCGACTGCGAGGTAACCGGCCTCGTCGGCATCTACTCAGACCCCAAGCACGTCATCCACTACACCAGCAACAACGAGGTCCGACAAGAGTTCTCGATAGTGCTCACAGCGCGACACACCTCTGGTCTTCCGCATCCAACTTCCGAAGCTTCGGAAGTTCGGTGGGTAGGCAGGCAGGCGATGAGAGCTCTACGAATGGAAATCTCAATGCGCAAGCGTATTGAGCATCACTATGAGGATAACGACTCGCCAGTGGTCTTCTAA
- a CDS encoding AAA family ATPase, whose protein sequence is MNRKAAVIRIPLFEALSVNGYGLYPGEREAQGLQTKFKPGLSLVLGANGLGKSTLVLLLYRMCTGPYDIPAGAGRAELGSSQIREAALKPKDRKTFAARVHDGAHAARATLELRLGETKVSISRDLKSLSLTSLIVDGQPQQAFTEKDYQRVITELAGLGIFADWILVLRYLVFYFDDRRSLVWDPNAQRQMLRLLFLPPAETEKYLSLETDVLKRATYVRNLSAALARQRTDLNEQEKAATKSTDLRRHIDQLTATQEAEQAELTRIQDSFHEQEAQRYSARLEALQAADERESAYRALEHHRLMAIHEAFPSQVESVAYILGQLVSGDQCLTCGTSVPELALELRALADEHRCVICKSPLSSPSSNEIDADEVTRAREALKSAEERLEAATEARTETETEHQGVLQKMRELESSIAQRNVTLDALYRQLPESDKKLQERRSNFAALDARLAEYREELNSRKSRYNDFIAGINLTIVERRRQIKDMFAIYARDFLVETCVLVGSTHKEQVGQWGLPTEFSIFEVNMTGTDFESPVIRNGPEQVSESQREFIDLAFRMALISVASEGGQGSLIVDAPEASLDAVFAPRAAQVLARFADPDAGNHVILTSNLVDGQLIPTLMRLAGINRRDTTRIINLFRIASPTAATRKLHSEYETAIQRLFDEG, encoded by the coding sequence ATGAATCGGAAGGCTGCTGTGATCAGGATACCGCTATTTGAAGCGCTATCGGTTAATGGCTATGGCTTGTACCCTGGCGAGAGGGAAGCTCAGGGACTGCAAACTAAGTTCAAACCGGGTCTCAGTCTAGTTCTTGGTGCCAACGGTCTTGGGAAAAGTACCCTTGTTCTCCTCCTGTATAGGATGTGTACGGGGCCATACGACATCCCAGCAGGCGCCGGTCGGGCCGAACTTGGATCGTCTCAGATACGTGAAGCTGCTCTGAAGCCGAAAGATCGCAAGACGTTTGCAGCTCGAGTTCATGACGGAGCTCATGCGGCTCGAGCCACTTTGGAGTTGCGGCTTGGGGAAACAAAGGTTTCCATTTCACGGGATCTGAAATCGCTCAGTCTTACGAGCCTGATCGTGGATGGCCAGCCACAGCAAGCGTTCACGGAAAAAGACTATCAACGCGTCATCACTGAGCTCGCTGGGCTAGGTATTTTTGCGGACTGGATTCTTGTACTTAGGTATCTAGTATTTTACTTTGACGACCGGCGCTCCCTTGTATGGGACCCAAATGCACAGCGACAAATGTTGCGCCTACTGTTCTTGCCTCCTGCTGAGACAGAAAAATATCTATCCCTAGAAACAGACGTGCTCAAAAGGGCCACCTATGTGCGGAACCTGTCCGCTGCTCTCGCTCGTCAGAGGACGGATCTGAACGAACAAGAAAAAGCCGCGACTAAATCGACGGATCTGAGAAGACATATAGATCAACTCACCGCCACCCAAGAAGCAGAACAAGCTGAGCTTACGCGAATCCAGGATAGCTTCCATGAACAAGAGGCTCAGAGGTACTCGGCTCGGCTGGAGGCTCTGCAAGCTGCTGACGAAAGGGAGTCCGCGTACAGAGCTCTAGAACACCATCGGTTGATGGCGATCCACGAAGCATTTCCTTCTCAAGTAGAAAGTGTTGCATATATCCTTGGGCAACTCGTATCAGGGGATCAATGTTTGACCTGCGGCACTTCAGTGCCCGAGTTGGCCTTGGAACTTCGGGCTCTAGCGGATGAGCATAGATGTGTAATATGCAAATCACCGCTTTCCTCGCCTTCATCCAATGAGATAGACGCGGATGAGGTCACACGAGCCCGAGAAGCACTTAAGTCTGCAGAGGAACGACTGGAGGCTGCGACGGAGGCTAGGACTGAAACGGAGACCGAACATCAAGGGGTGCTGCAGAAGATGCGAGAACTAGAATCTTCTATCGCCCAGCGCAATGTGACCTTGGACGCCCTTTACAGGCAACTCCCGGAATCGGATAAAAAACTACAAGAACGGCGCTCCAATTTTGCCGCTCTAGATGCCCGCCTCGCGGAATACAGAGAAGAGCTCAATTCAAGGAAATCGCGCTACAATGACTTCATAGCCGGCATAAATCTCACCATTGTAGAGCGGCGCAGGCAAATCAAAGATATGTTCGCAATATACGCACGAGACTTTCTGGTTGAGACATGTGTTCTAGTGGGAAGTACGCACAAAGAACAAGTGGGGCAATGGGGACTCCCGACGGAGTTTTCAATCTTCGAAGTCAATATGACCGGCACAGATTTCGAGTCGCCAGTTATTAGAAACGGCCCTGAGCAGGTGTCTGAAAGTCAGCGCGAGTTTATCGACCTCGCGTTTCGGATGGCACTGATCTCTGTTGCGAGCGAAGGAGGGCAGGGCTCTCTCATAGTTGATGCCCCAGAGGCCTCATTGGACGCTGTGTTCGCTCCTCGCGCTGCACAAGTTTTGGCAAGGTTCGCGGATCCAGATGCGGGGAATCATGTAATCCTAACCTCTAATCTTGTTGATGGACAATTGATTCCAACACTGATGCGACTTGCTGGTATCAATAGACGTGACACTACGCGGATTATAAATCTATTTCGCATCGCCTCTCCGACTGCTGCGACGAGAAAGCTGCACAGTGAGTATGAAACAGCAATACAACGACTATTTGACGAGGGCTAA
- a CDS encoding HD domain-containing protein, with product MKNSAAWASELARKHLEKPLPRRWAHTQGVARQARTLIPILGENADLLEAAAWLHDIGYAPDLVVTGFHPLDGARYLRDTHQADDHLCRLVAHHSCALIEARERGLDQALTEEFGIKAPHLADALVYCDMTTSPNGQQVPVEQRLAEIAARYGGGHCVTKAIRKASPHLIHSTHITYNSLLDHSPQEGGTIVQGK from the coding sequence ATGAAGAACTCAGCCGCCTGGGCCAGCGAACTCGCCCGCAAGCACCTGGAGAAGCCACTCCCCCGCCGCTGGGCACACACCCAAGGCGTAGCCCGCCAAGCCCGCACCCTCATCCCAATCCTTGGCGAGAACGCCGACCTTCTAGAGGCCGCCGCGTGGCTCCACGACATCGGCTACGCCCCCGACCTCGTCGTCACGGGCTTCCATCCCTTGGACGGTGCCCGCTACCTCCGCGACACCCACCAAGCCGACGACCACCTATGCCGCCTGGTGGCACACCACTCCTGCGCCCTGATCGAGGCCCGCGAACGCGGCCTAGACCAAGCTCTGACCGAAGAGTTCGGTATTAAGGCCCCCCACCTAGCGGATGCCCTCGTGTACTGCGACATGACTACAAGCCCTAATGGACAGCAAGTACCTGTTGAGCAACGACTAGCTGAGATAGCAGCCCGCTATGGCGGCGGACATTGCGTCACCAAGGCAATCCGAAAGGCATCCCCACACTTGATTCACTCCACCCACATCACATACAACAGCTTGCTAGATCACTCACCCCAAGAAGGTGGGACCATCGTTCAGGGAAAATAA